AGCCGATGCTCGCGCTGTTCGGCTCCGTCGACGTCAAGGGGGTTTCCCACATCACCGGCGGCGGCTTCTACGAGAACATCCCGCGCGCGCTGCCGGACGGCAAATGCGCGAGGATAGACCGCGCTTCGCTGCGCGTTCCGCCCATATTCGGCCTCATAGCCGAGAAGGGCGGTATCCCCGAGCGCGATATGTTCAACACCTACAACATGGGCGTCGGCATGAGCGTCATCGTTCCCGCCGCGCAGGCGGACGGGGCGCTGCGCGTGCTGAAAAACGCGGGCGAGGACGCGTACGTCATCGGCGAGGTCGCCGAGGGCGACGGCGTCGTCATCGAATAAGGAGAAACTGCTATGACTGACGGAAGAGTCGCGGTGCTCGTCTCCGGAGGCGGCACGAACCTGCAGGCGCTTATAGACGCGCAGAAGAAGGGGATAATCAGGAGCGGCCGCATCGTGCTCGTCGTTTCCAGCAACCCCGACGCGTACGCGCTTACGCGCGCGAAGAAGGCGGATATCCCGACCTTCGTCGCGGAGAAGGGCGCAAATTTCGAGAAGAGCATCATCGCCGCGATAGAGGAGGCGAAGGCGGATTTCATCGTCCTCGCCGGTTTCATGAAGATACTCAGCGCGGATTTCGTCCGGCGCTATGAGAGAAGGATAATCAACGTCCATCCGGCGCTCATCCCGTCCTTCTGCGGCGAGGGATTTTACGGCCTTAAGGTGCATCAGGCGGCGCTGGACTACGGCGTGAAGGTCACCGGCGCGACGGTGCATTTCGTCAACGAGATACCCGACGGCGGCGAAATAATCGCGCAGAAGGCGGTCGCGATCCGCGAGGACGATACCGCCGAAACGCTGCAGAAGCGTGTTATGCGCCTTGCGGAGCACAAGATACTTCCGCTCGCGCTTGAAAAATGCCTGAGTGAAGCCCGTCGCTGACGGGAGAGAAAGGAGCAAAACAATGGTTGAACTGAAAGAGTACTTATCGTCAAACGCCTATCCCGGCAGAGGGATAATCATCGGCAGAACTTCCGACGGCAGCGCCGCTGTCGCGTACTTCATCATGGGGCGCAGCGTCAACAGCCGCAACCGCGTCTTCGTCGCGGACGGCGACGGCATACGCACCGAGGCGAAGGATCCCTCCAAGCTTGTCGATCCGTCGCTCATCATATACTCGCCGGTCAGAGTCATCGGCGACAAGCTGATCGTTACGAACGGCGACCAGACCGATACGATCTATGATTTCATAGCGGACGGCAAGACCTTCGAGCAGGCGCTCGACACCCGCTGCTACGAGCCGGACGAGCCGAATTTCACCCCGCGCATCAGCGGTATGCTCGACGAAAGCGACGGCTCCTATAAGCTCAGCATCCTGCGCTGCAAAAACGGCGAATGCGAGCGCGTTTACCGCGATTACGCGCCCGTTCCGGGCGCCGGACACATAATCCACACCTACGATTCGGACGGCTCGCCGATCCCCTCCTTCTCGGGAGATCCCGTCGAGGTGCGCATCCCCGACAGCATCGAGGAGTTCACCTCGATCCTCTGGGAGAATCTCAACGAAGACAACAAGGTCTCGCTTTTCGTCAGATACGTCAGCTCCAAAAACGGAATCGGCGAAACGAAGATCATCAACAAGTATTGATAAACGGAGGAAGCGAAAATGAAAGAGTTCACCCTGAAATACGGCTGCAATCCCAACCAGTCGCCCGCGCGTATATTCGTCGAGAGCGGCGAGCTGCCCGTTGAAGTACTCAACGGCAGGCCCGGCTATATCAATTTCCTCGACGCGTTCAACTCCTGGCAGCTCGTCAAGGAGCTGAAGGCGGCGCTCGGGCTTCCCGCCGCGGCGTCCTTCAAACACGTCAGCCCCGCCGGAGCGGCGGTCGGCCTTCCGCTTTCAGATACGCTCCGCAAGATATACTTCACCGGCGACGGCGAGCTTTCGCCGCTTGCCTGCGCCTACGCCAGAGCGCGCGGCGCGGACAGAATGTCATCCTTCGGCGACTGGATCGCGCTTTCCGACGTCTGCGACCTTTCCACCGCGAAGCTTATTCAGCACGAAGTATCCGACGGCGTGATCGCCCCCGGCTACGACGGCGACGCCCTCGAGGTGCTGAAATCAAAGCGCAAGGGCAACTACAATATCGTGAAGATCGACCCCGAATACGTTCCTCCGAAAACGGAGGTCAAGCAGGTCTTCGGCGTTTCCTTCGAGCAGGGGAGAAACGACCTCGAGATAAGCGAAAAGCTGCTTGAGAACGTAGTCACCGCCAACAAAGAGTTCCCCGAGAGCGCGAAGCGCGACCTTATCCTCGCGCTCATCACGCTGAAATATACCCAGTCCAACTCCGTCTGCTACGCGAAGGACGGTCAGGCGATCGGCGTAGGCGCCGGTCAGCAGTCGCGCATCCACTGCACCCGTCTCGCCGGCACGAAGGCGGATAACTGGCATCTGCGCCAGCATCCGAAGGTGCTCGCTCTGCCGTTCCGCGAGGATATAGCCCGCCCGAACAGGGACAACGCCATCGACGTTTACATTTCAGAGTTTTACGAAGACGTCATCGGCGACGGGGTCTGGCAGGAGTGCTTCACCCGCAAGCCCGAGCCGCTTACCCCCGCGGAGAAGCGCGGGTTCCTCGACGGCGTGAAGGGAGTTTCGCTCGGCAGCGACGCGTTCTTCCCCTTCGGCGACAACATCGAGCGCGCCGTCAAGAGCGGCGTGCAGTACATCTCCGAGCCCGGCGGCTCGATCCGCGACGAACAGGTCATCGAGACCTGCGACCGCTTCGGCGTGACGATGGCGTTCAGCGGCGTCCGCCTGTTCCACCACTGATAAACTAACCAAAGGAGAGCCGGTAATGAAGGTGCTCGTTGTCGGAAGCGGCGGCAGAGAACACGCCGTGATAAAGAAGCTGCGCGAAAGCGCGCTTGTCGATAAGATATACGCGCTGCCCGGAAACGGCGGCATCGCGCAGGACGCCGAATGCGTCCCAATAGGCGCGATGGAGCTGGAGAAGATCCGCGACTTCGCGGTCGAAAAGGGGATAGGCCTCGCCGTCGTGACGCCGGACGACCCGCTCGTCGCCGGCGCCGTCGACCTGCTCGAGGC
This region of Clostridia bacterium genomic DNA includes:
- a CDS encoding phosphoribosylaminoimidazolecarboxamide formyltransferase; the protein is MKEFTLKYGCNPNQSPARIFVESGELPVEVLNGRPGYINFLDAFNSWQLVKELKAALGLPAAASFKHVSPAGAAVGLPLSDTLRKIYFTGDGELSPLACAYARARGADRMSSFGDWIALSDVCDLSTAKLIQHEVSDGVIAPGYDGDALEVLKSKRKGNYNIVKIDPEYVPPKTEVKQVFGVSFEQGRNDLEISEKLLENVVTANKEFPESAKRDLILALITLKYTQSNSVCYAKDGQAIGVGAGQQSRIHCTRLAGTKADNWHLRQHPKVLALPFREDIARPNRDNAIDVYISEFYEDVIGDGVWQECFTRKPEPLTPAEKRGFLDGVKGVSLGSDAFFPFGDNIERAVKSGVQYISEPGGSIRDEQVIETCDRFGVTMAFSGVRLFHH
- a CDS encoding phosphoribosylglycinamide formyltransferase, translating into MTDGRVAVLVSGGGTNLQALIDAQKKGIIRSGRIVLVVSSNPDAYALTRAKKADIPTFVAEKGANFEKSIIAAIEEAKADFIVLAGFMKILSADFVRRYERRIINVHPALIPSFCGEGFYGLKVHQAALDYGVKVTGATVHFVNEIPDGGEIIAQKAVAIREDDTAETLQKRVMRLAEHKILPLALEKCLSEARR
- a CDS encoding IMP cyclohydrolase — its product is MVELKEYLSSNAYPGRGIIIGRTSDGSAAVAYFIMGRSVNSRNRVFVADGDGIRTEAKDPSKLVDPSLIIYSPVRVIGDKLIVTNGDQTDTIYDFIADGKTFEQALDTRCYEPDEPNFTPRISGMLDESDGSYKLSILRCKNGECERVYRDYAPVPGAGHIIHTYDSDGSPIPSFSGDPVEVRIPDSIEEFTSILWENLNEDNKVSLFVRYVSSKNGIGETKIINKY